One genomic region from Reichenbachiella ulvae encodes:
- a CDS encoding acetyl-CoA carboxylase carboxyltransferase subunit alpha encodes MLLEFEKPIAELEEKLHDMKQLAQTNDVDVSETVKSLQQKIEKLKKETFQNLTRWQRVQLSRHPERPYTLDYIYEITDEFIEIHGDRNVKDDKAMVGGFASIDGQTVMMIGQQKGRNTKQRQTRNFGMANPEGYRKALRLMRMAEKFNKPIVCLIDTPGAYPGLEAEERGQGEAIARNIKEMFMLKVPVICIIIGEGASGGAIGIGIGDRVLMMENTWYSVISPESCSSILWRSWEYKEQAAEALKLTANDMMSNKLIDGIIKEPLGGAHSDMKGAANELKKQILKNIKELNKISEEDRISQRIDKFSAMGAYAS; translated from the coding sequence ATGCTGTTAGAATTCGAAAAACCGATAGCTGAGTTGGAGGAAAAGTTGCATGATATGAAGCAGCTAGCTCAGACCAATGATGTAGATGTTTCTGAAACTGTAAAGTCTCTACAACAAAAAATAGAAAAACTGAAGAAGGAAACTTTTCAAAATCTGACACGCTGGCAAAGAGTTCAACTGTCCAGACATCCCGAAAGACCTTATACACTCGATTATATCTATGAAATCACCGATGAGTTCATCGAGATTCATGGAGATCGTAATGTCAAAGATGACAAGGCGATGGTGGGTGGCTTTGCCTCTATAGATGGGCAGACTGTGATGATGATCGGTCAGCAAAAAGGTAGAAATACCAAGCAACGTCAGACCAGAAACTTTGGTATGGCGAACCCAGAAGGATATCGCAAAGCGCTACGTTTGATGCGAATGGCCGAAAAATTCAACAAACCTATTGTATGCCTAATAGATACTCCGGGTGCTTATCCTGGTTTAGAGGCTGAAGAAAGAGGTCAGGGAGAAGCCATCGCTCGCAATATCAAAGAAATGTTCATGCTGAAGGTGCCTGTGATCTGTATCATAATAGGTGAGGGTGCTTCTGGTGGAGCGATAGGTATCGGTATTGGTGATAGAGTCTTGATGATGGAGAACACCTGGTATTCTGTAATATCACCTGAATCATGTTCTTCTATTCTATGGAGAAGCTGGGAATACAAGGAGCAAGCTGCTGAAGCACTGAAGCTTACGGCTAACGATATGATGAGCAATAAGCTGATTGATGGCATCATCAAAGAGCCACTTGGAGGCGCACACTCTGATATGAAGGGAGCTGCTAATGAATTGAAAAAGCAGATCTTGAAGAATATTAAGGAACTGAATAAAATTTCTGAAGAAGATAGAATCAGTCAAAGAATCGATAAGTTCAGCGCGATGGGCGCATATGCTTCATAA
- a CDS encoding 1-acyl-sn-glycerol-3-phosphate acyltransferase: MVRLFFLACFKLLGWRIEGNLRSDLKKCVLIIAPHTSNWDFILGVASRSILRFKANYLIKKEVYKNNLLTWFFNYTGGIPVDRKSKKIDLVGSVVEQFEKRDSMVLTITPEGTRSYVEEWKTGFYRIALRAKVPIVVVGFDYSKKLVIFLEEFTPTGNMDEDMAHIKGLFVGVKGKHPELGVH, encoded by the coding sequence ATGGTGAGATTATTCTTTTTGGCTTGCTTCAAGCTGTTGGGCTGGCGAATTGAGGGTAACCTTCGCAGTGATTTGAAAAAGTGTGTGTTGATCATCGCTCCGCACACTAGTAATTGGGATTTCATACTCGGAGTGGCCTCAAGGTCAATTTTGAGGTTTAAAGCCAATTACCTCATCAAGAAGGAAGTCTATAAGAATAATCTTTTGACCTGGTTTTTTAACTATACTGGAGGAATACCTGTAGATAGAAAAAGCAAGAAGATCGACTTAGTTGGGAGTGTAGTGGAGCAGTTCGAAAAACGTGACTCTATGGTGTTGACCATTACTCCAGAGGGAACAAGGTCCTATGTCGAGGAATGGAAGACAGGCTTCTATAGAATAGCGCTGCGTGCTAAAGTGCCGATTGTAGTGGTGGGTTTCGATTACTCCAAAAAACTGGTCATCTTTCTAGAAGAGTTTACTCCAACAGGAAACATGGATGAGGACATGGCTCATATCAAAGGACTCTTTGTCGGAGTAAAAGGAAAACATCCGGAACTAGGCGTTCACTGA
- the yidD gene encoding membrane protein insertion efficiency factor YidD translates to MKEVLKKIAILPVLFYQYSISPLFPSSCRYSPTCSQYMKEAIMKHGAGKGLWLGLKRMGRCHPWGGNGYDPVP, encoded by the coding sequence ATGAAGGAAGTACTAAAAAAAATCGCCATTCTGCCCGTGTTGTTTTATCAGTATAGTATTTCCCCGCTATTCCCATCTAGTTGTAGGTATTCGCCTACTTGTTCACAATACATGAAGGAAGCTATCATGAAACATGGTGCAGGAAAAGGCTTGTGGTTGGGGCTAAAACGTATGGGTAGATGCCATCCCTGGGGCGGGAATGGGTATGATCCTGTACCTTGA
- a CDS encoding fatty acid desaturase: protein MEKKNGFYWSDEREPHFDRRKEILSKYPQIRELFGIDKGLKWKTLSLVVFQLASAPFIAELAWYWYVPLAYFIGASVSHTLFLAIHELSHDLAFKDRVKNNWLALIANLPIIFPYAMSFRTYHLKHHWEQGDAKNDTDLPTDVERKIFKGYIGKLLWATNQILFYALRPMFVHPIKLEKWHKINIVFQIAAIALYWYVVGTGAILYLLLSIFLAGSLHPLAGHFIAEHYVFVEGQETYSYYGPLNIFALNVGYHNEHHDFPNVPGTRLPDVKKTAPDYYDNLFTHKSWSMVIVKFIMNPRISLGSRVKRYR from the coding sequence TTGGAGAAGAAAAACGGTTTTTACTGGTCAGACGAAAGAGAACCACATTTTGATAGAAGGAAAGAAATTCTATCAAAATACCCACAAATCAGAGAGCTATTTGGGATTGACAAAGGGTTGAAATGGAAAACGCTATCTCTGGTTGTTTTTCAGTTAGCATCGGCTCCATTTATTGCTGAGTTGGCTTGGTATTGGTATGTTCCGTTGGCTTATTTTATTGGGGCTTCTGTAAGTCACACCTTGTTTTTGGCCATACATGAGCTGTCCCACGATTTGGCTTTCAAAGACAGAGTGAAAAATAATTGGCTTGCCTTAATCGCCAATTTACCTATCATTTTCCCCTATGCCATGTCCTTTAGGACCTATCATTTGAAGCATCACTGGGAACAGGGAGATGCTAAAAACGATACAGACTTGCCTACTGATGTGGAAAGAAAAATTTTCAAAGGATATATCGGAAAATTATTGTGGGCTACCAATCAAATTTTGTTTTATGCTTTGAGGCCTATGTTTGTTCATCCGATCAAATTAGAGAAATGGCATAAGATCAATATTGTTTTTCAGATCGCAGCAATCGCACTATACTGGTACGTTGTAGGAACTGGAGCTATTCTCTATTTGTTGCTAAGTATTTTCTTGGCGGGAAGCTTACACCCTTTGGCTGGGCATTTCATTGCTGAGCACTATGTGTTTGTGGAGGGGCAGGAAACTTATTCCTATTACGGTCCACTGAACATATTTGCATTGAATGTAGGATACCACAATGAACACCATGATTTTCCGAATGTGCCAGGTACACGTCTGCCGGATGTAAAGAAAACGGCACCAGATTATTACGACAATCTGTTTACTCACAAGTCCTGGTCTATGGTAATTGTCAAGTTCATTATGAATCCAAGGATCAGTCTGGGAAGTAGAGTGAAACGTTACAGATAA
- the fmt gene encoding methionyl-tRNA formyltransferase, which produces MKIVFMGTPEFAVPSLKILVENNFDVVGVITAPDKPKGRGKKLLGTPVKEYAESVNLNVLQPTNLKAPEFIEELRALEADLQVVVAFRMLPEVVWDMPKRGTFNLHASLLPQYRGAAPINWAIINGEKETGATTFFLQHEIDTGNIIDQIKEPIHEDDSVGDLYGRLMNNGAKLVLDTVKKIESGTIQTSPQDESNELKSAPKIHKETCEIKWEQPAEQVRNLIRGMSPYPAAWTRWNEKNFKIFKAVHATEREVPALSPGQYHTDGKTFLSVQTGDGMLDVLELQMEGKKRMLIEDLLRGYKFD; this is translated from the coding sequence ATGAAGATAGTATTTATGGGTACACCAGAGTTTGCAGTTCCCAGCTTGAAAATTTTGGTGGAAAATAATTTTGATGTCGTTGGGGTGATAACTGCTCCGGACAAACCAAAAGGAAGAGGAAAAAAACTACTGGGTACACCTGTGAAGGAATATGCTGAAAGCGTAAATCTCAATGTATTACAACCTACCAATCTAAAAGCACCCGAGTTTATTGAAGAGCTGAGAGCTCTTGAAGCTGACTTGCAAGTGGTAGTAGCCTTTAGAATGTTGCCAGAGGTGGTGTGGGATATGCCTAAACGAGGGACTTTCAATCTGCATGCTTCTTTGCTGCCGCAGTATCGCGGAGCTGCTCCGATCAATTGGGCCATTATCAATGGTGAAAAGGAGACGGGAGCCACTACATTCTTCCTTCAGCACGAAATTGATACTGGAAACATTATAGATCAGATCAAGGAACCTATTCATGAAGATGATAGTGTGGGGGATCTTTATGGTCGTCTAATGAACAATGGAGCAAAGTTGGTTCTGGACACCGTTAAGAAGATAGAGTCAGGGACTATCCAGACCAGTCCGCAAGATGAGAGCAATGAGTTGAAATCTGCTCCTAAAATCCATAAGGAGACCTGTGAGATCAAGTGGGAGCAGCCAGCTGAGCAGGTTAGGAATCTGATCCGAGGTATGTCTCCTTATCCAGCAGCATGGACCAGATGGAACGAGAAGAATTTTAAGATTTTTAAGGCTGTTCATGCAACAGAGAGAGAGGTTCCAGCGCTGAGTCCTGGGCAATACCATACTGATGGGAAGACTTTTCTGTCTGTCCAAACAGGTGATGGGATGCTAGATGTTCTTGAATTGCAGATGGAAGGAAAAAAGCGAATGTTAATTGAAGACCTCTTGAGAGGATATAAATTTGACTGA
- a CDS encoding dihydrofolate reductase, protein MKISMIAAMSENRVIGINNDLPWHLPDDMKYFMETTKEHHVIMGRKNYESLPPKFSPLPNRTNLVVTRQGDYEAPGCELFTSIESAVEFAEKNGEEELFIIGGGQIYQLGMEMSDKIYLTEIDAHIDGGEVFFPEMGEEWKETSRSHHPADDRHKYAFDFVIYEKV, encoded by the coding sequence ATGAAAATCTCAATGATAGCCGCCATGTCTGAAAATAGAGTCATAGGTATCAACAATGATTTACCATGGCATTTGCCGGATGATATGAAGTATTTCATGGAGACTACCAAAGAGCATCATGTCATTATGGGGAGAAAGAACTATGAGTCTTTACCACCCAAGTTCAGTCCGTTACCCAATAGAACCAACTTGGTAGTTACGCGACAGGGGGATTATGAAGCACCCGGTTGCGAATTGTTTACTAGTATAGAGTCAGCAGTAGAATTTGCTGAGAAAAACGGTGAAGAGGAACTCTTTATCATAGGAGGTGGGCAGATTTATCAATTAGGTATGGAGATGTCTGACAAGATTTACCTAACCGAGATTGATGCTCATATAGATGGCGGGGAGGTTTTCTTTCCCGAAATGGGAGAAGAATGGAAGGAAACGAGTCGATCCCATCATCCTGCTGACGATCGGCACAAATATGCTTTCGATTTTGTGATTTACGAGAAGGTATAA
- a CDS encoding SDR family oxidoreductase, with protein MKYFENKNIWVVGASSGLGEGLTNYLADTDCTLILSSRREEELLRVKEANKGKKAKFEIVPLDLAIPEQIDQRVAEVEEKLGHVDIIVQSGGISQRDTVLNTSMEVQRKLMEVNYFGAIHLSRAVLPKMVERKSGMHVVITSAVGIISTPFRSGYSASKHALHGFYDALRAEQHQNNVKVTLLCPGYVHTNISYNALMGDGSQQQKLDNAQANGLSVEEFAKIAAKAIAKEKEEVYIGGFKEVMGIYVKRFFPGLFSRIVRKIAVT; from the coding sequence ATGAAATACTTCGAGAATAAAAATATTTGGGTTGTTGGAGCTTCTAGCGGTTTAGGAGAGGGGTTGACCAATTACCTGGCTGATACTGATTGTACCCTGATTCTTTCCTCACGCCGGGAGGAAGAGCTGTTGAGGGTAAAGGAAGCCAATAAAGGGAAAAAAGCGAAGTTCGAAATTGTGCCTTTGGATTTAGCTATCCCAGAGCAAATCGACCAGCGTGTGGCTGAGGTAGAGGAGAAGTTAGGGCATGTTGATATAATCGTTCAGAGTGGGGGTATCAGCCAAAGAGATACAGTACTGAATACTTCTATGGAGGTTCAGCGCAAATTGATGGAGGTGAATTATTTCGGAGCGATTCATTTGTCCAGAGCCGTTTTGCCTAAAATGGTGGAAAGAAAATCAGGTATGCATGTGGTGATTACCAGTGCAGTAGGGATTATTAGTACGCCGTTTAGATCGGGGTATTCAGCTTCGAAGCATGCCTTACACGGTTTTTATGACGCACTTAGAGCCGAGCAGCATCAGAACAACGTAAAGGTGACTTTGCTATGTCCTGGCTATGTGCATACCAATATTTCATACAATGCCCTGATGGGAGACGGTAGCCAGCAACAAAAGCTAGACAATGCTCAGGCCAACGGACTTAGTGTAGAGGAGTTTGCTAAGATTGCTGCCAAAGCTATAGCCAAAGAAAAGGAAGAAGTGTACATAGGTGGCTTCAAAGAAGTGATGGGTATATATGTCAAACGTTTCTTCCCAGGGTTGTTCTCTCGTATCGTTAGGAAAATTGCGGTGACCTGA
- a CDS encoding SRPBCC family protein — protein MKYTVEIELDIPIQKVKELFEEQENLYKWQPSLQELELMSGNPVQPGAKSKLIYKNGSRKIEMIETIVLNELPAQLDCTYEAKGVFNVVSNRFQSLSENKTKWISENEFRFSGMMKLMGVFMKSAFPKETRKSMALFKSFAEEEA, from the coding sequence ATGAAATACACAGTTGAAATCGAGTTGGATATTCCTATCCAAAAAGTCAAAGAGCTTTTCGAAGAGCAAGAAAATCTGTATAAATGGCAGCCGAGTCTTCAAGAATTGGAGCTAATGAGCGGGAATCCAGTACAGCCTGGAGCAAAATCCAAATTGATTTATAAAAATGGAAGTAGGAAGATCGAAATGATTGAAACGATTGTTTTGAATGAATTGCCTGCTCAACTGGATTGTACCTATGAGGCAAAGGGGGTGTTTAACGTTGTTTCCAACCGATTTCAATCCTTAAGCGAAAACAAGACCAAATGGATATCAGAAAATGAATTTCGCTTTTCAGGGATGATGAAACTGATGGGAGTTTTTATGAAATCCGCCTTTCCTAAGGAGACCCGAAAATCAATGGCCCTGTTCAAATCTTTCGCTGAAGAAGAAGCTTAG
- a CDS encoding threonine aldolase family protein, whose protein sequence is MIDLRSDTVTKPTPDMLDAMYQAEVGDDLFGEDPTVIELENKLARLFGKEAAVFCPSGTMTNQIAVKIHTQPGDQMICDKTSHIYHYETGGAAFNSGVSCRMLDGNLGRFTAEQVLANINPDAVYLPKTAMISIENTSNKGGGSIWDLEEIKKIAKVAALNNLRMHLDGARIFNALVDSPHTPKDFSKYFHTISICLSKGLGAPVGSVLIGSKDSIKQARRVRKMLGGAMRQAGYLAAAGIYALDHHMDRLKEDHIRAAAIAEIFKEKPYVTDVIHAGTNIVLITLSEDKDVNQTLADWKEKGLLAVPFGGQQIRFVTHMEFGDDQLEQLKELA, encoded by the coding sequence ATGATAGACCTTAGAAGTGATACCGTAACCAAACCAACTCCTGACATGCTAGATGCTATGTATCAGGCAGAAGTGGGCGATGATCTTTTTGGCGAAGACCCTACAGTCATTGAGTTGGAAAACAAATTGGCTCGACTTTTCGGTAAAGAAGCTGCAGTATTTTGTCCATCAGGCACGATGACCAACCAAATCGCGGTTAAAATCCACACCCAGCCAGGTGACCAGATGATCTGTGACAAAACATCTCACATCTACCATTATGAAACAGGTGGAGCTGCTTTCAACTCAGGTGTATCTTGTAGAATGCTGGACGGAAACCTGGGAAGATTCACTGCAGAGCAAGTATTAGCCAACATCAATCCAGATGCAGTATATCTACCCAAAACGGCTATGATCTCTATTGAGAACACTTCCAACAAAGGAGGCGGCAGTATTTGGGATCTGGAAGAAATCAAAAAAATCGCTAAAGTAGCTGCATTGAACAACCTGCGTATGCATCTAGATGGCGCCAGAATTTTCAATGCACTGGTAGATAGCCCTCACACCCCCAAAGACTTCAGCAAGTACTTCCATACCATTTCCATTTGTCTATCCAAAGGCCTGGGAGCTCCTGTCGGCTCTGTACTGATTGGCAGCAAAGACAGCATCAAACAAGCACGACGCGTAAGAAAAATGCTAGGAGGAGCCATGAGACAAGCTGGCTATTTGGCAGCTGCAGGCATCTATGCACTTGACCACCATATGGATCGACTAAAGGAAGATCACATCAGGGCAGCTGCCATCGCCGAGATCTTCAAAGAAAAGCCTTATGTCACCGATGTGATTCATGCAGGCACTAACATCGTATTGATCACCTTGAGTGAAGATAAAGACGTAAATCAAACTTTAGCCGACTGGAAAGAAAAGGGACTATTGGCAGTACCATTCGGAGGACAGCAAATCCGATTTGTAACTCACATGGAGTTTGGAGACGATCAATTGGAACAATTGAAAGAACTTGCCTAA
- a CDS encoding lysophospholipid acyltransferase family protein — translation MKHNIFLTVILRVYGLFAALLLTLTFLLLFPFFVLADWCGWKRFGLQLNHFWSKIYFPLVGIPVHVEYQGELDPNQSYIFCPNHFSYLDVAILPQLKMPFMYVGKISLAKVPMFGYMFKAFHITVDREKMRQRYATYQQSIEALKNGFSLAIFPEGGIKTENPPKMTPKLKEGPFRMSIETGTPIVPVTLADNWRMFPTDSSLFFYRRKCRVLVHEPIDPKNFNMDQIKEYQSKVHQTIQSQLDQMNS, via the coding sequence TTGAAGCACAACATATTTCTGACTGTAATACTCAGAGTTTACGGTCTATTCGCCGCCTTGTTATTGACGCTAACATTCCTGCTGTTATTCCCTTTTTTCGTCCTGGCAGATTGGTGTGGATGGAAAAGATTTGGACTACAGCTTAATCATTTTTGGTCCAAAATCTACTTCCCTCTCGTAGGCATACCCGTACATGTGGAGTATCAGGGAGAGCTTGACCCGAATCAAAGCTATATTTTCTGCCCCAATCACTTCTCCTACCTGGATGTGGCCATTTTACCACAGTTGAAAATGCCCTTCATGTATGTGGGCAAGATATCATTGGCTAAGGTCCCTATGTTTGGTTATATGTTCAAAGCCTTTCATATCACGGTGGACAGAGAAAAAATGAGACAGCGCTATGCCACCTATCAGCAAAGCATCGAAGCGCTAAAAAACGGGTTTTCGCTAGCCATTTTCCCAGAAGGAGGAATCAAAACAGAAAATCCGCCGAAAATGACTCCAAAACTGAAAGAAGGCCCTTTCCGAATGTCAATTGAGACGGGGACACCCATCGTACCCGTTACACTCGCAGACAATTGGCGCATGTTTCCTACAGACAGCTCTCTTTTCTTTTATAGAAGAAAGTGCAGAGTACTCGTACACGAACCCATCGATCCAAAGAATTTTAACATGGATCAAATCAAAGAATACCAAAGTAAAGTTCATCAAACAATCCAGAGCCAACTCGACCAGATGAATTCTTAA
- the era gene encoding GTPase Era, which produces MSETNFKSGFVSIIGKPNAGKSTLMNALVGDHLSIITSKAQTTRHRIMGVLTGDDFQIVYSDTPGLLKPQYSLQKSMMSFVSSSLEDADLVVYVVDLMEKQDEEEEILERVISNGTPILFVINKVDLNKGSRLKDKIDYWELIHPDLEILSVSALNNENVDTLFTRIKELLPVHPPYFPHDTLTDKPEKFFASEIVREAIFKNYKQEVPYSSEVDVTEFKEEEDIIRMRAEIIVERKSQKAIIIGKGGEAIKKVGTESRLQLEKFFGKKVFLETFVKVEADWRKKEKSLKRFGYKN; this is translated from the coding sequence ATGAGCGAAACAAATTTTAAGTCGGGCTTTGTCAGCATCATAGGCAAGCCAAATGCCGGAAAATCTACTTTGATGAATGCCCTTGTTGGTGACCATTTGTCTATTATCACCTCCAAAGCGCAAACCACCAGACATCGAATCATGGGGGTGCTTACGGGCGATGATTTTCAGATCGTATATTCGGATACCCCCGGCTTACTGAAACCCCAATACTCCCTGCAAAAATCCATGATGAGCTTCGTGTCTTCTTCGCTCGAAGATGCTGATCTGGTAGTCTACGTCGTAGACCTGATGGAAAAACAGGACGAGGAAGAAGAAATACTCGAAAGAGTCATCTCCAACGGCACTCCTATTTTATTTGTTATCAACAAGGTCGACCTCAACAAAGGCTCTAGACTCAAAGACAAAATAGACTATTGGGAATTGATTCATCCTGATTTAGAAATCCTCAGCGTGTCTGCGCTAAACAACGAAAATGTGGACACGCTTTTTACCCGAATCAAAGAGTTACTCCCAGTACACCCTCCGTACTTCCCACACGACACACTTACTGACAAGCCTGAGAAATTCTTTGCTTCAGAGATCGTAAGAGAAGCCATTTTCAAAAACTACAAGCAAGAAGTACCCTATAGTTCTGAAGTAGATGTCACTGAGTTCAAAGAAGAAGAAGACATCATCAGGATGAGGGCAGAGATCATCGTCGAACGAAAATCTCAAAAGGCCATCATCATTGGAAAAGGCGGTGAAGCCATAAAAAAGGTAGGTACAGAATCCCGACTTCAGCTCGAAAAATTCTTTGGTAAGAAGGTGTTTTTGGAAACTTTCGTAAAAGTAGAAGCTGACTGGAGAAAGAAAGAAAAAAGCCTCAAACGCTTTGGCTACAAAAATTAA